One stretch of Cygnus olor isolate bCygOlo1 chromosome 1, bCygOlo1.pri.v2, whole genome shotgun sequence DNA includes these proteins:
- the BCL9 gene encoding B-cell CLL/lymphoma 9 protein isoform X3, whose protein sequence is MHSSNPKVRNSPSGNTQSSPKSKQEVMVRPPTVMSPSGNPQLDSKFSNQGKQGGSTSQSQPSPCDPKSGGHPPKVLPGPGGSMGLKNGAGNGAKGKGKRERSISADSFEQREAGTPNDDPEIKDCNSADHVKSQDSQHTPHSMTPSNASAPRSSTPSHGLTATLEPASGQKTPSKVVYVFSTEMANKAAEAVLKGQVETIVSFHIQNISNSKAERNTVPLNPQITALRTEPKPLPQPQPPAAQDQNPPQNAKMQPTPPVSAPVSKPTGPPCPIDQDSPSVESKVMSVGSPANSTPLQAEGFGQSSTPNNRAVSPVSQGSNSSAADPKGPPQPVSGGDPSSLGENPDGLSQEQLEHRERSLQTLRDIQRMLFPDEKEFAGGQSGGPPPNSGVLDGPQKKPEGPIQAMMAQSQSLGKGSGSRTDGGAPFGPQGHRDMPFSPDEMGPPPMNSQSGPIGPDHLDHMTPEQVAWLKLQQEFYEEKRRKQEQVVVQQCSLQDMMVHQHGPRGVVRGPPPPYQMTPGEGWGPGGPEPFPEGMNMSHSLPPRGMAPHPNMPGSQMRLPGFAGMMNPDMEGPNVPNPASRPGLSGVSWPDDVPKIPDGRNFPPGQGVFSGPGRGERFPNPQGLPEEIYQQQLAEKQMGLPPGLNMEGIRPGMEINRMIPSQRHMEPGNNPIFPRMPVEGPMSPSRGDFPKGIPPQMGSSRELEFGMGPGSMKGDMGMNVSMGSNPPLVPQKLREAGVGPEEMMKLRPGVSEMLSSQQKMVPLPFGEHPQQEYGMGPRPFLPMSQGPGVGLRNLREQMGPDQRTNNRLSHMPPLPLNPTSNPNSLNTAPPAQRSLGRKPLDISAAGQVHSPGINPLKSPTMRQVQSPMMGSPSGNLKSPQTPSQLAGMLAGPTAAAAAASIKSPPVLGSAAASPVHLKSPSLPAPSPGWTSSPKPPLQSPGIPPNHKASLTMSSPAMLGNVESGGPPPSTVSQSAPVTLPGNLPSSSPYTMPPEPTLSQNPLSIMMSRMSKFAMPSSTPLYHDAIKTVASSDDDSPPARSPNLPPMNSVPGPNPVGPMPTLSPMGMTQPLSHNNQMPSPNAMGPNIPPHGVPVGPGLMSHNPMMGHGSQESPMVPQGRLGFPQGFPPVQSPPQQVPFPHNGPSGGQGNFPAGMGFHGEGPLGRPTNLPQSSTDPALCKTGGPGGPDSFTVLGNNMPSVFTDPELQEVIRPGATGIPEFDLSRIIPSEKPSQTLQYFPRGEVPGRKQPQGPGPGFSHMQGMIGEQTPRMGLTLPGMGGPGPVGTPDIPLGTAPSMPGHNPMRPPAFLQQGMMGPHHRMMAPAQTAMPGQPALMSNPVAAVGMIPGKDRAPAGLYSHPGPVGSPGMMMSMQGMMGPQQNIMIPPQMRPRGMAADVGMGGFSQGPGNPGNMMF, encoded by the exons ATGCATTCCAGTAACCCCAAAGTGAGGAACTCCCCGTCAGGCAACACACAGAG TAGCCCCAAATCAAAGCAGGAGGTGATGGTCCGTCCCCCTACAGTGATGTCCCCGTCTGGCAACCCCCAGCTGGATTCCAAATTTTCCAACCAGGGCAAACAAGGGGGCTCCACCAGCCAATCGCAGCCCTCTCCCTGTGACCCCAAAAGTGGAGGTCACCCCCCCAAAGTGCTCCCTGGCCCAGGTGGGAGCATGGGGCTAAAGAATGGGGCCGGAAATGGTGccaaggggaaggggaagagagagagaagcatttCGGCAGACTCCTTTGAACAGAGGGAAGCCGGGACTCCTAATGACGACCCTGAAATCAAAG ACTGCAATTCTGCCGATCATGTGAAGTCCCAGGATTCTCAGCACACACCACACTCCATGACTCCTTCAAATGCTTCAGCCCCAAGGTCTTCCACACCTTCCCATGGCCTGACTGCTACTTTGGAGCCAGCAAGTGGGCAGAAGACTCCATCCAAAGTGGTTTACGTCTTTTCTACTGAGATGGCCAACAA GGCTGCAGAAGCCGTGCTGAAGGGACAGGTGGAAACCATCGTGTCCTTTCATATCCAGAACATCTCAAACAGCAAGGCGGAACGAAACACTGTACCCTTG AACCCCCAGATCACTGCACTTCGGACTGAACCCAAGCCCCTGCCgcagccgcagccccctgctgccCAGGACCAGAACCCTCCCCAGAACGCCAAAATGCAGCCGACTCCACCCGTGTCAGCACCAGTGTCCAAACCCACTGGTCCCCCGTGTCCCATAGATCAGGACAGTCCCAGCGTGGAAAGCAAAGTGATGTCGGTGGGCAGCCCCGCCAACTCCACCCCGTTGCAGGCGGAAGGATTTGGGCAGAGTTCGACCCCCAATAACCGAGCAGTGAGCCCAGTTTCCCAAGGTAGCAATAGCTCCGCTGCAGACCCCAAAGGTCCTCCCCAGCCGGTGTCTGGGGGGGACCCGTCCAGTCTGGGCGAGAATCCGGATGGGCTGTCGCAGGAGCAGCTGGAACACCGGGAGCGCTCGTTGCAGACCCTGAGAGACATTCAGCGCATGCTCTTCCCTGACGAGAAGGAGTTTGCGGGAGGGCAGAGCGGGGGGCCGCCCCCAAACTCTGGGGTGCTGGATGGTCCCCAAAAGAAACCTGAAGGGCCGATACAGGCCATGATGGCTCAATCCCAAAGTTTAGGCAAAGGGTCAGGGTCTCGGACAGATGGAGGGGCTCCGTTTGGCCCTCAAGGACACAGGGACATGCCCTTTTCCCCAGATGAAATGGGGCCACCACCAATGAACTCCCAGTCGGGACCCATCGGCCCCGACCACCTGGACCACATGACTCCCGAGCAGGTGGCCTGGctcaagctgcagcaggagttttacgaggagaagagaaggaagcaagAGCAGGTGGTCGTGCAGCAGTGTTCCCTGCAGGACATGATGGTCCATCAGCACGGGCCTCGCGGCGTCGTGCGAGGCCCTCCCCCCCCCTACCAGATGACCCCAGGGGAAGGCTGGGGACCCGGGGGTCCCGAGCCCTTCCCCGAGGGCATGAACATGTCCCACTCTCTGCCCCCCAGGGGCATGGCCCCTCATCCCAACATGCCCGGGAGCCAGATGCGCCTGCCCGGTTTCGCGGGAATGATGAACCCTGACATGGAGGGCCCCAACGTCCCGAATCCCGCCTCCCGGCCGGGGCTTTCAGGGGTCAGTTGGCCAGACGACGTGCCAAAAATCCCAGATGGCCGCAACTTCCCTCCTGGCCAGGGCGTCTTCAGCGGTCCCGGCCGAGGGGAGCGGTTCCCCAACCCGCAGGGCCTGCCCGAAGAGATCTATCAGCAGCAGCTGGCCGAGAAGCAGATGGGCCTCCCCCCGGGCCTCAACATGGAGGGCATCAGGCCCGGCATGGAGATCAACAGAATGATTCCCTCGCAGAGACACATGGAGCCTGGGAATAACCCCATCTTCCCGCGCATGCCGGTGGAAGGGCCGATGAGCCCCTCCCGGGGGGACTTCCCCAAAGGAATACCCCCCCAGATGGgctccagcagggagctggagttCGGGATGGGCCCTGGCAGCATGAAGGGGGACATGGGCATGAATGTCAGCATGGGCTCCAACCCACCCCTGGTACCTCAGAAGCTGAGGGAGGCGGGAGTCGGGCCGGAAGAGATGATGAAGCTGCGGCCCGGTGTCTCGGAGATGCTCTCCTCCCAGCAGAAGATGGTGCCGTTGCCGTTCGGGGAGCACCCGCAGCAGGAGTATGGCATGGGTCCCAGGCCTTTCCTTCCCATGTCTCAGGGCCCAGGAGTTGGCCTCCGAAATCTCAGAGAACAGATGGGGCCTGACCAAAGGACTAACAACCGGCTCAGCCACATGCCGCCACTACCTCTCAACCCCACCAGTAACCCTAATAGCCTCAACACTGCTCCCCCCGCACAGCGCAGCCTGGGCCGCAAGCCCCTGGATATCTCCGCAGCCGGTCAGGTGCATTCTCCAGGGATCAACCCCCTGAAGTCTCCCACCATGCGCCAGGTCCAGTCTCCCATGATGGGGTCTCCCTCGGGGAACCTCAAGTCCCCCCAGACGCCCTCCCAGCTGGCAGGAATGCTCGCGGGCCCCACTGccgcagctgctgctgcctccattAAGTCCCCCCCGGTCTTGgggtctgctgctgcttctcctgtccACCTCAAGTCTCCGTCTCTCCCCGCACCTTCTCCGGGATGGACTTCGTCTCCAAAGCCTCCTTTGCAGAGCCCCGGGATTCCCCCGAACCACAAGGCGTCTCTCACCATGTCTTCTCCGGCCATGCTGGGGAACGTGGAGTCGG GTGGTCCACCTCCTTCCACAGTCAGCCAGTCTGCTCCTGTGACTCTCCCTGGAAATCTTCCCTCTAGCAGTCCTTACACAATGCCTCCGGAGCCAACCCTCTCCCAGAACCCTCTCTCCATCATGATGTCCAGGATGTCCAAATTTGCCATGCCCAGCTCAACACCGCTCTATCATGATGCCATCAAAACTGTGGCCAGCTCAGATGATGACTCCCCTCCGGCACGCTCCCCAAATTTGCCACCTATGAATAGTGTACCAG GTCCAAACCCAGTGGGTCCAATGCCAACCCTTAGCCCAATGGGAATGACCCAGCCTCTTTCCCACAACAACCAGATGCCCTCTCCAAATGCTATGGGACCCAATATACCTCCTCACGGGGTCCCCGTGGGACCCGGCCTGATGTCACACAACCCGATGATGGGGCACGGTTCCCAAGAGTCTCCAATGGTACCTCAAGGACGCCTGGGCTTCCCGCAGGGGTTCCCTCCCGTACAGTCCCCTCCACAGCAGGTGCCATTTCCCCACAACGGGCCGAGCGGCGGGCAAGGCAACTTCCCGGCGGGAATGGGCTTCCACGGAGAAGGACCTCTGGGGCGTCCTACCAACCTGCCCCAAAGCTCGACAGATCCAGCACTTTGCAAGACTGGAGGCCCTGGCGGTCCAGACTCCTTCACTGTTCTTGGAAACAATATGCCTTCGGTTTTCACCGATCCGGAGCTGCAGGAGGTGATCCGTCCCGGAGCCACGGGAATACCGGAGTTCGACCTCTCCCGGATTATCCCGTCGGAGAAGCCGAGCCAGACACTACAGTATTTCCCTCGCGGGGAGGTGCCGGGCCGCAAGCAACCGCAGGGGCCCGGGCCCGGCTTCTCCCACATGCAGGGGATGATAGGAGAGCAGACCCCGCGGATGGGACTAACGTTGCCTGGCATGGGGGGCCCCGGGCCGGTGGGGACTCCGGATATCCCTCTCGGGACGGCTCCGTCCATGCCGGGCCACAACCCGATGAGACCGCCggccttcctgcagcagggcatgATGGGGCCGCACCATCGCATGATGGCACCAGCACAGACGGCGATGCCCGGGCAGCCCGCGCTAATGAGCAACCCCGTGGCCGCCGTGGGCATGATCCCAGGCAAGGACCGAGCCCCCGCGGGGCTGTACAGCCACCCGGGCCCCGTCGGGTCACCCGGCATGATGATGTCAATGCAGGGCATGATGGGACCCCAACAGAACATCATGATTCCCCCCCAGATGAGGCCCCGAGGCATGGCTGCTGACGTGGGCATGGGAGGATTTAGCCAAGGCCCTGGAAACCCAGGGAACATGATGTTTTAA
- the BCL9 gene encoding B-cell CLL/lymphoma 9 protein isoform X1, which yields MHSSNPKVRNSPSGNTQSSPKSKQEVMVRPPTVMSPSGNPQLDSKFSNQGKQGGSTSQSQPSPCDPKSGGHPPKVLPGPGGSMGLKNGAGNGAKGKGKRERSISADSFEQREAGTPNDDPEIKDCNSADHVKSQDSQHTPHSMTPSNASAPRSSTPSHGLTATLEPASGQKTPSKVVYVFSTEMANKAAEAVLKGQVETIVSFHIQNISNSKAERNTVPLNPQITALRTEPKPLPQPQPPAAQDQNPPQNAKMQPTPPVSAPVSKPTGPPCPIDQDSPSVESKVMSVGSPANSTPLQAEGFGQSSTPNNRAVSPVSQGSNSSAADPKGPPQPVSGGDPSSLGENPDGLSQEQLEHRERSLQTLRDIQRMLFPDEKEFAGGQSGGPPPNSGVLDGPQKKPEGPIQAMMAQSQSLGKGSGSRTDGGAPFGPQGHRDMPFSPDEMGPPPMNSQSGPIGPDHLDHMTPEQVAWLKLQQEFYEEKRRKQEQVVVQQCSLQDMMVHQHGPRGVVRGPPPPYQMTPGEGWGPGGPEPFPEGMNMSHSLPPRGMAPHPNMPGSQMRLPGFAGMMNPDMEGPNVPNPASRPGLSGVSWPDDVPKIPDGRNFPPGQGVFSGPGRGERFPNPQGLPEEIYQQQLAEKQMGLPPGLNMEGIRPGMEINRMIPSQRHMEPGNNPIFPRMPVEGPMSPSRGDFPKGIPPQMGSSRELEFGMGPGSMKGDMGMNVSMGSNPPLVPQKLREAGVGPEEMMKLRPGVSEMLSSQQKMVPLPFGEHPQQEYGMGPRPFLPMSQGPGVGLRNLREQMGPDQRTNNRLSHMPPLPLNPTSNPNSLNTAPPAQRSLGRKPLDISAAGQVHSPGINPLKSPTMRQVQSPMMGSPSGNLKSPQTPSQLAGMLAGPTAAAAAASIKSPPVLGSAAASPVHLKSPSLPAPSPGWTSSPKPPLQSPGIPPNHKASLTMSSPAMLGNVESGGPPPSTVSQSAPVTLPGNLPSSSPYTMPPEPTLSQNPLSIMMSRMSKFAMPSSTPLYHDAIKTVASSDDDSPPARSPNLPPMNSVPGMGINSQNPRISGPNPVGPMPTLSPMGMTQPLSHNNQMPSPNAMGPNIPPHGVPVGPGLMSHNPMMGHGSQESPMVPQGRLGFPQGFPPVQSPPQQVPFPHNGPSGGQGNFPAGMGFHGEGPLGRPTNLPQSSTDPALCKTGGPGGPDSFTVLGNNMPSVFTDPELQEVIRPGATGIPEFDLSRIIPSEKPSQTLQYFPRGEVPGRKQPQGPGPGFSHMQGMIGEQTPRMGLTLPGMGGPGPVGTPDIPLGTAPSMPGHNPMRPPAFLQQGMMGPHHRMMAPAQTAMPGQPALMSNPVAAVGMIPGKDRAPAGLYSHPGPVGSPGMMMSMQGMMGPQQNIMIPPQMRPRGMAADVGMGGFSQGPGNPGNMMF from the exons ATGCATTCCAGTAACCCCAAAGTGAGGAACTCCCCGTCAGGCAACACACAGAG TAGCCCCAAATCAAAGCAGGAGGTGATGGTCCGTCCCCCTACAGTGATGTCCCCGTCTGGCAACCCCCAGCTGGATTCCAAATTTTCCAACCAGGGCAAACAAGGGGGCTCCACCAGCCAATCGCAGCCCTCTCCCTGTGACCCCAAAAGTGGAGGTCACCCCCCCAAAGTGCTCCCTGGCCCAGGTGGGAGCATGGGGCTAAAGAATGGGGCCGGAAATGGTGccaaggggaaggggaagagagagagaagcatttCGGCAGACTCCTTTGAACAGAGGGAAGCCGGGACTCCTAATGACGACCCTGAAATCAAAG ACTGCAATTCTGCCGATCATGTGAAGTCCCAGGATTCTCAGCACACACCACACTCCATGACTCCTTCAAATGCTTCAGCCCCAAGGTCTTCCACACCTTCCCATGGCCTGACTGCTACTTTGGAGCCAGCAAGTGGGCAGAAGACTCCATCCAAAGTGGTTTACGTCTTTTCTACTGAGATGGCCAACAA GGCTGCAGAAGCCGTGCTGAAGGGACAGGTGGAAACCATCGTGTCCTTTCATATCCAGAACATCTCAAACAGCAAGGCGGAACGAAACACTGTACCCTTG AACCCCCAGATCACTGCACTTCGGACTGAACCCAAGCCCCTGCCgcagccgcagccccctgctgccCAGGACCAGAACCCTCCCCAGAACGCCAAAATGCAGCCGACTCCACCCGTGTCAGCACCAGTGTCCAAACCCACTGGTCCCCCGTGTCCCATAGATCAGGACAGTCCCAGCGTGGAAAGCAAAGTGATGTCGGTGGGCAGCCCCGCCAACTCCACCCCGTTGCAGGCGGAAGGATTTGGGCAGAGTTCGACCCCCAATAACCGAGCAGTGAGCCCAGTTTCCCAAGGTAGCAATAGCTCCGCTGCAGACCCCAAAGGTCCTCCCCAGCCGGTGTCTGGGGGGGACCCGTCCAGTCTGGGCGAGAATCCGGATGGGCTGTCGCAGGAGCAGCTGGAACACCGGGAGCGCTCGTTGCAGACCCTGAGAGACATTCAGCGCATGCTCTTCCCTGACGAGAAGGAGTTTGCGGGAGGGCAGAGCGGGGGGCCGCCCCCAAACTCTGGGGTGCTGGATGGTCCCCAAAAGAAACCTGAAGGGCCGATACAGGCCATGATGGCTCAATCCCAAAGTTTAGGCAAAGGGTCAGGGTCTCGGACAGATGGAGGGGCTCCGTTTGGCCCTCAAGGACACAGGGACATGCCCTTTTCCCCAGATGAAATGGGGCCACCACCAATGAACTCCCAGTCGGGACCCATCGGCCCCGACCACCTGGACCACATGACTCCCGAGCAGGTGGCCTGGctcaagctgcagcaggagttttacgaggagaagagaaggaagcaagAGCAGGTGGTCGTGCAGCAGTGTTCCCTGCAGGACATGATGGTCCATCAGCACGGGCCTCGCGGCGTCGTGCGAGGCCCTCCCCCCCCCTACCAGATGACCCCAGGGGAAGGCTGGGGACCCGGGGGTCCCGAGCCCTTCCCCGAGGGCATGAACATGTCCCACTCTCTGCCCCCCAGGGGCATGGCCCCTCATCCCAACATGCCCGGGAGCCAGATGCGCCTGCCCGGTTTCGCGGGAATGATGAACCCTGACATGGAGGGCCCCAACGTCCCGAATCCCGCCTCCCGGCCGGGGCTTTCAGGGGTCAGTTGGCCAGACGACGTGCCAAAAATCCCAGATGGCCGCAACTTCCCTCCTGGCCAGGGCGTCTTCAGCGGTCCCGGCCGAGGGGAGCGGTTCCCCAACCCGCAGGGCCTGCCCGAAGAGATCTATCAGCAGCAGCTGGCCGAGAAGCAGATGGGCCTCCCCCCGGGCCTCAACATGGAGGGCATCAGGCCCGGCATGGAGATCAACAGAATGATTCCCTCGCAGAGACACATGGAGCCTGGGAATAACCCCATCTTCCCGCGCATGCCGGTGGAAGGGCCGATGAGCCCCTCCCGGGGGGACTTCCCCAAAGGAATACCCCCCCAGATGGgctccagcagggagctggagttCGGGATGGGCCCTGGCAGCATGAAGGGGGACATGGGCATGAATGTCAGCATGGGCTCCAACCCACCCCTGGTACCTCAGAAGCTGAGGGAGGCGGGAGTCGGGCCGGAAGAGATGATGAAGCTGCGGCCCGGTGTCTCGGAGATGCTCTCCTCCCAGCAGAAGATGGTGCCGTTGCCGTTCGGGGAGCACCCGCAGCAGGAGTATGGCATGGGTCCCAGGCCTTTCCTTCCCATGTCTCAGGGCCCAGGAGTTGGCCTCCGAAATCTCAGAGAACAGATGGGGCCTGACCAAAGGACTAACAACCGGCTCAGCCACATGCCGCCACTACCTCTCAACCCCACCAGTAACCCTAATAGCCTCAACACTGCTCCCCCCGCACAGCGCAGCCTGGGCCGCAAGCCCCTGGATATCTCCGCAGCCGGTCAGGTGCATTCTCCAGGGATCAACCCCCTGAAGTCTCCCACCATGCGCCAGGTCCAGTCTCCCATGATGGGGTCTCCCTCGGGGAACCTCAAGTCCCCCCAGACGCCCTCCCAGCTGGCAGGAATGCTCGCGGGCCCCACTGccgcagctgctgctgcctccattAAGTCCCCCCCGGTCTTGgggtctgctgctgcttctcctgtccACCTCAAGTCTCCGTCTCTCCCCGCACCTTCTCCGGGATGGACTTCGTCTCCAAAGCCTCCTTTGCAGAGCCCCGGGATTCCCCCGAACCACAAGGCGTCTCTCACCATGTCTTCTCCGGCCATGCTGGGGAACGTGGAGTCGG GTGGTCCACCTCCTTCCACAGTCAGCCAGTCTGCTCCTGTGACTCTCCCTGGAAATCTTCCCTCTAGCAGTCCTTACACAATGCCTCCGGAGCCAACCCTCTCCCAGAACCCTCTCTCCATCATGATGTCCAGGATGTCCAAATTTGCCATGCCCAGCTCAACACCGCTCTATCATGATGCCATCAAAACTGTGGCCAGCTCAGATGATGACTCCCCTCCGGCACGCTCCCCAAATTTGCCACCTATGAATAGTGTACCAG GAATGGGCATTAATTCTCAGAATCCTCGAATTTCAGGTCCAAACCCAGTGGGTCCAATGCCAACCCTTAGCCCAATGGGAATGACCCAGCCTCTTTCCCACAACAACCAGATGCCCTCTCCAAATGCTATGGGACCCAATATACCTCCTCACGGGGTCCCCGTGGGACCCGGCCTGATGTCACACAACCCGATGATGGGGCACGGTTCCCAAGAGTCTCCAATGGTACCTCAAGGACGCCTGGGCTTCCCGCAGGGGTTCCCTCCCGTACAGTCCCCTCCACAGCAGGTGCCATTTCCCCACAACGGGCCGAGCGGCGGGCAAGGCAACTTCCCGGCGGGAATGGGCTTCCACGGAGAAGGACCTCTGGGGCGTCCTACCAACCTGCCCCAAAGCTCGACAGATCCAGCACTTTGCAAGACTGGAGGCCCTGGCGGTCCAGACTCCTTCACTGTTCTTGGAAACAATATGCCTTCGGTTTTCACCGATCCGGAGCTGCAGGAGGTGATCCGTCCCGGAGCCACGGGAATACCGGAGTTCGACCTCTCCCGGATTATCCCGTCGGAGAAGCCGAGCCAGACACTACAGTATTTCCCTCGCGGGGAGGTGCCGGGCCGCAAGCAACCGCAGGGGCCCGGGCCCGGCTTCTCCCACATGCAGGGGATGATAGGAGAGCAGACCCCGCGGATGGGACTAACGTTGCCTGGCATGGGGGGCCCCGGGCCGGTGGGGACTCCGGATATCCCTCTCGGGACGGCTCCGTCCATGCCGGGCCACAACCCGATGAGACCGCCggccttcctgcagcagggcatgATGGGGCCGCACCATCGCATGATGGCACCAGCACAGACGGCGATGCCCGGGCAGCCCGCGCTAATGAGCAACCCCGTGGCCGCCGTGGGCATGATCCCAGGCAAGGACCGAGCCCCCGCGGGGCTGTACAGCCACCCGGGCCCCGTCGGGTCACCCGGCATGATGATGTCAATGCAGGGCATGATGGGACCCCAACAGAACATCATGATTCCCCCCCAGATGAGGCCCCGAGGCATGGCTGCTGACGTGGGCATGGGAGGATTTAGCCAAGGCCCTGGAAACCCAGGGAACATGATGTTTTAA